Proteins found in one Paenibacillus wynnii genomic segment:
- a CDS encoding DUF3939 domain-containing protein, with protein MIFKRAKKDPAPQNVKVTLPQIKQAIRKFEEEMPSPINRTVLMLEDKSIDLNRLKRYLGGVSDQKFYMSRETFEIFAEEDKLVPYYLDMVQSAVDNYINDTGKLPLLEDAWLPEVHYRLLSTERYLKETPPFPLYITDEEMMLTHRSDHFQ; from the coding sequence ATGATATTCAAACGTGCCAAAAAGGATCCCGCTCCACAAAATGTAAAGGTCACACTGCCGCAAATCAAGCAGGCGATCAGAAAGTTCGAGGAAGAGATGCCCTCGCCCATAAATCGTACGGTACTCATGCTTGAAGACAAAAGTATAGATCTTAACCGTCTGAAACGTTATCTGGGCGGGGTTTCGGATCAGAAATTCTATATGTCGCGGGAAACCTTTGAGATTTTTGCGGAAGAAGACAAGCTTGTTCCTTATTATCTAGACATGGTTCAATCCGCCGTGGATAACTACATTAATGATACTGGCAAGCTGCCTTTACTGGAAGATGCATGGCTTCCTGAGGTCCATTATCGTCTATTATCCACGGAACGCTATTTGAAGGAGACTCCACCTTTTCCGCTTTATATAACGGATGAGGAAATGATGTTGACGCATAGGAGTGATCATTTTCAATAA
- a CDS encoding ABC transporter ATP-binding protein, with the protein MFSVLKNLGWFFRREKRRYVIGLVLLIAAGVLELLPPRLLGNAIDEIVSGSITAVSLTKYIVMIVVMLLTIYWITYIWMHKLFGGSNLVERLLRSRFMNHLMSMTPSFFERNRTGDLMARATNDIRAVSATVGFGMLTLVDSTIFLSVVLLAMGFLVSWKLTLAAVLPLPLIAVAMIFYGRAIHDRYSLAQDAFGDMNDQVLESVSGVRVIRAYVQERLDEKRFSDITEDVYRKNMAVARVDAFFEPTIRLCVGMSYIIGLTYGIYLVFRNQITLGDLVSFNMYLGMIVWPMFAIGELINIMQRGGASLERIDDTTNTKPDVMDVAHPTEVTSPTRIEMNQVTFRYPTSTVDNLSNVSLSLSQGETLGIVGRTGSGKSTLLKQLLHEYPTGSGDILISGVPIEHITLDRLHSWMGYVPQEQILFSKTVRQNIQFGYEDANDDRIMEAITTAAFQSDLGTLSDGLDTLVGERGVSLSGGQKQRVSLSRAFISNPDILILDDALSAVDARTEARIIENIRSQRAGKTTLISTHRLSAIEHADQIVVLDNGVITERGTHQELLDLNGWYREQYDRQQVENNLSND; encoded by the coding sequence TTGTTCTCTGTTCTGAAAAATCTCGGATGGTTCTTTCGCCGGGAAAAAAGACGTTATGTTATTGGTCTTGTCTTACTAATTGCAGCCGGCGTGCTGGAGCTTCTCCCTCCCCGTCTCTTAGGTAATGCCATAGACGAAATTGTGAGCGGTTCGATTACAGCTGTTTCGTTAACCAAGTATATTGTCATGATCGTTGTCATGCTGCTTACGATCTACTGGATCACGTACATATGGATGCATAAACTATTCGGCGGCTCCAATCTCGTGGAACGCCTCCTGCGATCCCGGTTTATGAATCATTTGATGTCGATGACCCCTTCGTTCTTCGAGCGCAACCGCACCGGTGATTTAATGGCCCGGGCAACGAATGATATTCGCGCAGTTTCAGCTACCGTAGGTTTCGGTATGTTGACCCTAGTGGACTCCACCATATTTCTCTCAGTCGTACTTCTGGCAATGGGTTTTCTAGTTAGCTGGAAGCTGACACTGGCAGCAGTATTGCCTCTTCCGCTAATCGCAGTAGCTATGATTTTCTATGGCAGAGCTATTCATGACCGGTATAGTCTTGCACAGGACGCCTTCGGGGATATGAATGATCAGGTACTCGAATCTGTATCGGGTGTGCGTGTTATCCGCGCGTATGTTCAGGAACGATTGGATGAGAAGCGATTCTCGGACATTACGGAAGATGTATATCGTAAAAATATGGCCGTGGCCCGTGTCGATGCCTTTTTCGAACCCACCATTCGCTTATGTGTCGGGATGAGTTACATCATCGGTCTCACCTACGGGATTTACCTCGTCTTCCGCAATCAGATTACGTTAGGCGATCTCGTTTCCTTCAATATGTATCTCGGAATGATTGTATGGCCTATGTTCGCCATCGGTGAGCTGATTAATATTATGCAGCGCGGCGGTGCATCACTCGAGCGTATTGATGACACAACAAACACCAAACCCGACGTGATGGATGTAGCACATCCGACTGAAGTTACTAGCCCAACCCGTATTGAGATGAATCAGGTCACCTTCCGCTACCCGACCTCAACCGTTGATAATCTAAGCAATGTTAGCTTGTCCCTATCCCAGGGCGAGACGCTTGGTATTGTAGGCCGTACCGGCAGCGGAAAATCAACGCTGTTGAAGCAGCTGCTTCATGAATATCCGACAGGTTCCGGCGATATATTGATCTCCGGTGTGCCGATTGAACATATTACCCTAGACCGATTGCATAGCTGGATGGGTTACGTACCTCAGGAGCAGATCCTCTTCTCCAAAACCGTCCGTCAGAATATTCAATTTGGTTATGAGGATGCCAATGACGACCGGATTATGGAAGCCATCACCACAGCGGCCTTCCAAAGTGATCTCGGTACATTATCCGATGGATTGGATACTTTAGTTGGGGAACGGGGCGTTTCCCTCTCTGGCGGACAAAAACAACGTGTCTCCCTCTCGCGGGCATTTATCTCCAATCCTGATATTCTGATCCTTGACGATGCGCTTTCAGCGGTCGATGCACGTACAGAAGCCCGTATTATTGAGAACATCCGCAGTCAACGGGCCGGAAAGACAACTCTGATCTCCACCCACCGACTTTCTGCCATTGAGCATGCCGATCAAATTGTTGTGTTGGATAATGGAGTTATTACAGAACGAGGTACCCACCAAGAGCTGTTAGATCTAAATGGCTGGTACCGTGAGCAATATGATCGTCAGCAGGTGGAGAATAACTTATCAAATGACTAA
- a CDS encoding ABC transporter ATP-binding protein has translation MKQWKSYFIFVRPYMKLIILTLFIGMIKFSIPLTLPMIMKYVVDDLLLNPQMTAQDRVSQLMLILGGALILFVVIRGPVEYYRQYFAQLITSRVLFDMRNKLYGHMQRLSLRYYQNTKVGEAISRFINDVEQTKNLVEVGMMNVWLDMFTLLFALAFMVYLNPVLALVSIAILPLYGIAVNTLYKRLKILTKDRSAALAGIQGYLHERIQGIAVIRSFTMERVDQKKFEGINGNFLDKAMAQTRWNAFTFAIINTLTDIAPLLVIGYGGYQVIHGNLTLGTFIAFFGYLDRMYAPLRRLINSSTVLTQASASLERVLELLEEPYDIVDEPGARPLVGATGSIEFENVWFKYNDENEWVLKNISLEIKPGQTVAFVGMSGGGKSSLISLIPRFYDIQEGSLKMDGQDIKGLTQESLRRAVGMVLQDNFLFSGSVRDNILFGNPHASEQEIISAAQAANAHDFIEMLPQGYDTEVGERGVKLSGGQKQRVAIARVFLKDPKVLILDEATSALDLESEHLIQQSLQSLSSQRTTLIVAHRLSTITHADQIIVIENGEITEQGTHDELMLLKEGSYARLFNVQRLDG, from the coding sequence GTGAAACAATGGAAATCCTATTTTATTTTCGTACGCCCTTACATGAAATTAATTATACTGACACTGTTCATTGGTATGATCAAATTCAGCATTCCGTTAACCCTGCCCATGATTATGAAATATGTGGTGGATGATCTTTTATTGAACCCACAAATGACCGCCCAGGACCGTGTGTCTCAGCTGATGCTCATTTTGGGGGGAGCCCTTATTTTATTTGTAGTTATAAGAGGTCCGGTAGAGTATTACCGCCAGTATTTTGCCCAACTTATCACAAGCAGAGTATTATTCGATATGCGAAATAAGCTTTATGGACATATGCAGCGGTTGTCGTTGCGTTACTACCAGAACACCAAAGTGGGGGAGGCCATCTCCCGGTTCATCAATGACGTGGAGCAGACCAAGAATCTGGTAGAAGTCGGGATGATGAACGTGTGGCTCGATATGTTCACTCTTCTTTTCGCGCTGGCGTTTATGGTTTACCTGAATCCAGTGCTCGCACTCGTCTCGATTGCAATTCTGCCTTTGTATGGGATTGCTGTCAATACTCTGTATAAGCGGCTTAAAATATTGACCAAAGACCGTTCGGCAGCACTTGCTGGCATTCAGGGATATCTGCATGAGCGGATCCAAGGGATAGCTGTCATCCGAAGTTTCACAATGGAACGGGTTGACCAGAAGAAATTTGAAGGCATCAACGGCAACTTTCTGGATAAAGCCATGGCCCAGACACGCTGGAATGCTTTCACCTTCGCAATTATTAACACTCTGACTGATATTGCTCCACTGCTGGTTATCGGTTACGGGGGCTATCAGGTTATCCACGGTAATTTAACTTTGGGGACGTTCATTGCCTTCTTTGGTTACCTGGATAGAATGTATGCGCCTCTACGCCGTTTAATTAACTCTTCAACGGTGTTAACGCAAGCCTCGGCATCTCTGGAACGAGTGCTAGAGCTGTTAGAGGAGCCTTACGATATTGTTGACGAACCAGGGGCAAGACCGCTTGTAGGAGCGACTGGATCCATTGAATTTGAAAATGTATGGTTCAAATATAACGATGAGAACGAATGGGTGCTGAAGAATATTTCTTTGGAAATCAAGCCAGGGCAGACCGTCGCATTTGTGGGCATGAGCGGCGGGGGGAAGTCGTCGCTAATTAGTTTGATTCCGCGATTTTATGACATTCAGGAAGGCAGTCTTAAAATGGATGGACAAGATATTAAAGGCTTGACTCAGGAGAGTCTGCGACGAGCCGTTGGAATGGTTCTGCAGGATAACTTTTTGTTCAGCGGGTCGGTACGCGACAATATACTATTCGGGAATCCGCATGCTTCAGAACAGGAGATCATTTCCGCAGCACAAGCAGCCAACGCTCATGACTTTATTGAGATGCTGCCGCAAGGTTATGATACCGAGGTCGGTGAGCGCGGGGTGAAGCTGTCAGGGGGGCAGAAGCAGCGCGTGGCTATTGCCCGAGTGTTCCTAAAAGATCCGAAGGTGCTTATCTTGGACGAAGCTACTTCAGCATTAGATCTGGAATCGGAGCATCTAATCCAACAATCGCTGCAATCCCTTTCCTCACAGCGTACTACGCTTATTGTAGCTCATCGCTTATCAACGATAACGCATGCAGATCAGATTATTGTCATCGAGAACGGAGAAATAACAGAACAGGGCACGCATGATGAACTAATGTTGTTAAAAGAAGGCAGCTATGCCCGATTATTCAATGTTCAGCGGCTGGATGGTTAA
- a CDS encoding YpdA family putative bacillithiol disulfide reductase codes for MKDVIIIGAGPCGLSAAIECQRQGLSSLIIEKNFIVHSIYLYPTNMQFFSTTELLEIGNVPFTSPNEKPFRHEALVYYRRAAQQYGLEIAAYEEALKVEPQEDGSFSVHTSNLRGEQKVHYAANVVIATGYFDQPNLIGIPGEELPKVTHYFGEAHPYTGMKVTVIGGSNSAVDAALELMRVGASVDMVYHGDRISDNIKPWVRPIFESMVKKDKITLHLQSRVTEITVDSVIITSKDGSKTSLDNDFVLALTGFRPSRVLLTSAGVAMDDDMDKPAFHPETMESDIPGLYVAGVIASGRNANEVFIESGRGHGKLIADHIASKQMTGVKEMDH; via the coding sequence ATGAAAGATGTAATCATTATCGGAGCCGGACCCTGCGGGCTATCCGCCGCTATAGAATGCCAGCGACAAGGCTTATCCAGCCTTATCATAGAAAAGAACTTCATTGTACACTCTATTTATTTGTATCCAACGAACATGCAATTCTTCAGCACCACAGAATTGCTTGAAATCGGCAACGTCCCTTTTACCTCACCTAATGAGAAGCCTTTCCGTCACGAAGCGCTGGTCTATTATCGCCGTGCAGCCCAGCAGTATGGTCTGGAAATTGCAGCCTATGAGGAAGCGTTAAAGGTAGAGCCTCAGGAGGACGGAAGCTTTTCTGTACATACCTCGAACTTACGGGGAGAACAAAAGGTCCACTATGCAGCAAATGTCGTTATCGCAACTGGGTATTTTGACCAGCCTAATCTAATCGGAATTCCCGGTGAAGAGTTGCCCAAAGTGACCCACTATTTCGGTGAAGCCCATCCTTATACGGGTATGAAGGTTACTGTAATTGGAGGCAGCAATTCTGCTGTAGATGCAGCATTGGAGCTTATGCGTGTGGGTGCCTCTGTGGATATGGTGTACCATGGAGATCGAATTTCAGACAATATCAAGCCTTGGGTACGCCCTATTTTTGAAAGTATGGTCAAGAAAGATAAAATCACTCTGCATCTTCAATCACGGGTCACTGAAATTACGGTGGACTCTGTAATTATCACCTCAAAGGATGGGTCAAAGACTTCACTGGACAATGATTTTGTGCTCGCCTTAACCGGCTTCCGCCCGAGTAGGGTTCTACTCACTTCAGCAGGTGTCGCCATGGATGATGATATGGACAAACCTGCGTTTCATCCCGAAACCATGGAGAGCGACATTCCGGGTCTCTATGTGGCTGGGGTTATTGCCTCCGGACGAAATGCGAACGAAGTGTTTATTGAATCCGGGCGTGGTCACGGCAAGCTGATAGCAGATCATATTGCGTCTAAACAGATGACCGGGGTAAAGGAGATGGATCACTAA
- a CDS encoding ABC transporter ATP-binding protein gives MTQSTGKRLLQYALTAKKTFISALLLLSIGVGAELAGPFIAKNMIDNHMLAIEKPYFQTNSPDEAAVYNDKLYKRADRFEPGESKGQEIRLLQEGRSFYFINEPVEHPQGERTYRDGELHIVRGETEVTYPAVKLSADELFAFYKPELPGIYELVGLYALFLVISIFAEFGKTYWLQSSANQVIRKLRTDVYAHIQRLPVYFFDNLPAGKVVSRVTNDTEAIKDLFIAVLSNFSTGIINLIGVYIALFLLDLKLGLVSLFIVPILVIWIVLYRKVATKYNTIIRSRLSEINAIINESIQGMSIIRIFRRQKQRREEFENLNDDYLKYQNKMLNLNAFTSHNLVNSLRSFSFVLVLWYFGFGSLGGNTFVSLGVLYAFVDVLGRMFHPITGMVNQLANLDTSMVSAGRLFTLMDEPGEPVTDGTMPRYKGNVVFKDVSFAYKKDFVLRDISFEARPGQTVALVGHTGSGKSSIINLLFRFYDPQQGSISIDGQEVQDMPKQWLRSHMGIVLQDPYLFTGTIASNVSLGDERISRERVERALREVGADKLLSHLPLGFDEPVVEKGSTLSAGQRQLISFARALSFDPAILILDEATSNIDTETESIIQEALEVLKKGRTTFIIAHRLSTIRSADQILVLHHGEIVERGNHDELMALGGRYFRMYQLQVGAITASSGANDKLSPILRPSPEGSF, from the coding sequence TTGACACAAAGTACAGGCAAACGCCTGCTTCAATACGCATTAACTGCTAAGAAAACATTTATCTCGGCCCTTCTGCTGCTTTCCATCGGTGTAGGAGCAGAGCTTGCAGGCCCTTTTATCGCCAAAAATATGATCGATAATCACATGTTAGCCATCGAAAAACCCTACTTCCAGACAAACTCGCCGGACGAGGCGGCAGTTTATAACGACAAGTTATATAAACGGGCCGACCGATTCGAGCCGGGTGAGAGCAAAGGCCAAGAAATCCGACTGCTTCAGGAGGGACGCAGCTTTTACTTTATTAACGAACCTGTAGAACACCCTCAAGGCGAGCGAACTTACCGTGACGGCGAATTGCATATTGTACGCGGTGAGACTGAGGTTACTTATCCCGCAGTCAAACTATCGGCGGATGAACTATTTGCCTTTTATAAACCTGAGCTTCCGGGTATTTATGAGCTGGTAGGATTGTACGCACTGTTTCTGGTCATATCGATCTTTGCTGAATTCGGTAAAACCTACTGGCTGCAATCTTCAGCCAATCAGGTTATTCGGAAGCTGCGAACCGATGTCTACGCGCATATTCAGCGTCTTCCTGTTTACTTTTTTGACAATCTGCCTGCGGGTAAGGTGGTATCCCGGGTAACCAATGATACTGAAGCCATTAAGGATCTGTTCATTGCGGTTCTATCCAATTTCAGCACGGGTATTATCAATCTCATCGGTGTATATATCGCCTTGTTTCTGCTCGATTTGAAACTTGGTTTGGTTAGCTTGTTCATTGTGCCCATTCTGGTGATTTGGATCGTGCTGTACCGTAAAGTTGCTACCAAATACAATACGATTATCCGCTCCAGATTAAGTGAGATTAACGCCATTATCAATGAATCCATTCAGGGGATGTCGATCATCCGTATATTCCGCCGCCAGAAGCAGCGTCGTGAAGAATTCGAGAACCTTAACGATGATTATTTAAAGTATCAGAATAAAATGCTTAACCTGAATGCCTTCACCTCCCACAACTTGGTGAATTCCTTACGCAGTTTTTCTTTTGTACTTGTGTTATGGTATTTCGGCTTTGGCAGTCTAGGTGGCAATACTTTTGTTTCCTTAGGTGTCCTCTACGCCTTCGTAGATGTGCTCGGACGTATGTTTCATCCCATTACAGGGATGGTCAATCAGCTGGCTAACCTGGATACCTCGATGGTATCTGCGGGTCGCTTGTTTACACTTATGGATGAACCCGGAGAACCCGTGACAGACGGCACCATGCCGCGATACAAGGGAAATGTGGTCTTTAAGGATGTATCTTTTGCTTACAAAAAGGACTTCGTCCTGCGTGACATTTCATTCGAGGCCCGTCCAGGTCAAACGGTCGCACTTGTAGGGCATACAGGCTCCGGCAAAAGCTCAATCATCAACCTGCTGTTCCGTTTCTATGATCCTCAGCAAGGGTCAATTTCCATTGACGGTCAAGAGGTCCAGGATATGCCGAAGCAGTGGCTGCGCAGTCATATGGGTATTGTTCTGCAGGACCCTTATCTCTTCACGGGTACGATTGCTTCCAACGTAAGTCTTGGTGATGAAAGGATTTCACGCGAAAGAGTCGAACGGGCTTTACGAGAAGTAGGCGCAGATAAATTGCTGTCTCATCTACCGCTTGGGTTCGATGAACCTGTCGTAGAGAAAGGAAGCACCCTTTCCGCGGGACAGCGCCAGCTTATTTCCTTTGCACGCGCCCTTTCCTTCGACCCTGCGATCCTTATTCTAGATGAAGCTACCTCCAATATCGATACGGAGACGGAGAGCATCATTCAAGAGGCACTTGAGGTGCTGAAAAAAGGACGCACAACCTTTATCATTGCTCACCGGCTGTCCACGATTCGCAGTGCGGATCAGATTCTAGTGCTCCATCACGGTGAAATTGTAGAACGCGGCAACCATGATGAGCTAATGGCCCTTGGCGGCAGGTACTTCCGTATGTATCAACTTCAGGTGGGTGCCATTACTGCAAGCAGCGGAGCTAATGACAAGCTTTCGCCAATTCTCCGTCCTTCTCCGGAAGGCAGCTTTTAA
- a CDS encoding DUF441 domain-containing protein: MDVTSLLLLGLAALGVISRNSPVTIAMVFLLLLRVLGLQQAFPWLEKNGLTIGIIILTIGVMTPLASGKISLQTVGQSFLHWKSLLAIAIGILVAYLGGRGAVLMGSQPTIVAGLLIGTVIGVALFKGVPVGPLIAAGILSLLIGRL, encoded by the coding sequence ATGGACGTGACATCATTACTATTGCTCGGACTCGCCGCCCTTGGTGTTATTAGCAGAAATTCACCTGTAACGATAGCGATGGTGTTCCTGCTCCTATTGCGTGTATTGGGATTGCAGCAGGCTTTTCCTTGGCTCGAAAAGAATGGCCTAACCATCGGCATTATCATCCTCACGATTGGGGTAATGACTCCACTGGCCAGCGGTAAAATCTCTCTTCAAACTGTTGGACAATCCTTCCTTCACTGGAAGTCCCTTTTGGCTATAGCGATCGGCATCCTCGTGGCCTATCTCGGCGGTCGCGGAGCCGTATTGATGGGCAGCCAGCCTACGATTGTGGCAGGTCTCCTGATCGGCACTGTCATTGGAGTCGCCTTATTCAAAGGAGTACCTGTTGGTCCGCTAATTGCCGCTGGCATCCTGTCGCTACTGATTGGCAGACTGTGA
- a CDS encoding winged helix-turn-helix domain-containing protein produces MINYLISKQQARLFLLRHQHLSSSTLQGSKQSIYDYIRHVGCIQYDPLSITGHNHELVLQARIPGFTPDLVQELLYQDRLLVDGWDKNMSIYCTEDWPYFQRSRELAATRYGGNSEIMATVGRVRQELTERGPLSSLDMEGKDKINWAWAPARLSRAALESMYFWGEIVVHHRVHTRRYYDFTAKLLPETILNEQDPNQTEDQYYDWYVLRRIGSIGLQWNRSGDGWLGINGLKSKERTMAIQRLLHTDRIREVNVEGIKLPFYIRTIDTPVLEELLRDTNEQGEDCISTFSAAALAPLDNLLWDRELIKQLFNFEYRWEVYKPAAERKFGYYVLPLLYGDRFVGRFEPVTDKKSGILTIINWWWEPEESLTPDLTAALKEALISLARCVRANSVQFLPEVVTKSGLQELVKSVQDIAVRECSLGLGE; encoded by the coding sequence TTGATCAACTATTTAATATCCAAACAACAGGCTAGATTGTTTCTACTGCGACATCAACATCTGAGTTCTTCCACCTTACAAGGGTCAAAGCAAAGCATTTACGATTATATCAGGCATGTGGGATGTATCCAATATGATCCGCTTAGCATTACCGGCCATAATCACGAACTCGTACTGCAGGCGCGCATCCCCGGTTTCACGCCAGATCTGGTGCAGGAGCTCCTGTATCAGGATCGGCTATTAGTCGATGGCTGGGATAAGAACATGTCTATTTATTGCACAGAGGATTGGCCTTATTTCCAGCGGAGCCGCGAACTGGCAGCAACACGATACGGAGGAAACAGTGAAATCATGGCCACCGTTGGCCGTGTACGCCAGGAACTTACGGAACGTGGTCCGCTCTCTTCCCTGGATATGGAGGGTAAAGACAAAATCAACTGGGCCTGGGCCCCCGCAAGGCTTTCCCGGGCAGCGCTGGAAAGCATGTATTTCTGGGGAGAAATCGTCGTCCATCATCGAGTGCATACCCGCCGATATTATGACTTTACAGCCAAATTGCTGCCGGAGACTATCCTTAATGAGCAAGACCCTAATCAAACTGAAGATCAGTATTATGACTGGTACGTACTGCGCCGTATCGGCAGTATTGGACTTCAATGGAATAGATCCGGCGATGGTTGGCTGGGGATTAACGGATTGAAGAGTAAAGAAAGAACAATGGCCATTCAGCGGTTGCTGCATACGGATAGGATTAGAGAGGTCAACGTAGAAGGAATCAAGTTACCCTTCTATATCAGAACCATAGATACTCCTGTTCTGGAAGAACTTTTACGAGATACCAATGAACAAGGCGAAGATTGTATAAGCACATTCTCTGCCGCTGCACTCGCTCCTTTGGATAACTTGCTATGGGACCGCGAGCTCATTAAACAGCTCTTTAATTTCGAATATCGTTGGGAGGTATATAAGCCAGCAGCGGAGCGGAAATTCGGGTATTATGTACTCCCTCTACTTTATGGAGATCGATTCGTAGGCAGATTTGAGCCGGTCACGGATAAGAAAAGCGGAATATTAACCATCATCAACTGGTGGTGGGAGCCGGAGGAATCCTTAACCCCGGATCTGACCGCCGCACTCAAGGAGGCTCTGATTTCACTGGCACGCTGCGTGAGAGCAAACTCCGTGCAGTTCCTGCCCGAAGTCGTAACTAAATCAGGATTACAGGAGCTTGTGAAGAGTGTCCAGGATATAGCAGTGCGTGAGTGTAGTTTGGGATTGGGGGAGTAA
- a CDS encoding metalloregulator ArsR/SmtB family transcription factor, which yields MQLDKIVAYHKALADPTRLRLLLLLSKGEMHGQALAERLSLSQPTVTHHASRLREAALIKERRDKNTVYFMLNPEFIKQNAEASLQFIFAKGEETMEEKNTDNSLKETVTRNFFSKDGRLRQIPAQYKKKLIALQHIVEKLEPGVVYTEKEINEFIKLFHDDFATIRREFIMHQFMYRENEKYELNPREVWTHWQHVK from the coding sequence TTGCAGCTTGATAAAATTGTTGCCTACCACAAAGCGTTGGCTGATCCTACGCGGCTGCGTCTCTTATTGCTTCTTTCCAAAGGAGAGATGCACGGTCAGGCGCTTGCTGAACGATTGAGTTTATCCCAGCCAACAGTTACTCACCATGCATCGAGGCTAAGGGAAGCAGCGCTGATTAAGGAGCGGCGAGACAAAAATACGGTGTATTTTATGCTGAATCCAGAATTTATCAAGCAAAACGCTGAGGCATCGCTACAGTTTATTTTTGCTAAAGGAGAAGAGACTATGGAAGAGAAGAACACAGATAATAGTCTGAAGGAAACGGTAACTCGCAATTTTTTCTCTAAAGATGGGAGACTACGGCAAATTCCCGCACAATACAAAAAAAAGCTGATTGCTCTTCAGCATATCGTTGAAAAGCTTGAGCCCGGTGTAGTGTACACCGAAAAAGAAATCAATGAATTCATAAAGCTATTCCATGACGATTTTGCAACCATTCGCCGTGAGTTCATCATGCATCAATTTATGTACCGAGAAAATGAGAAATATGAGCTTAACCCCCGCGAGGTGTGGACTCACTGGCAACATGTCAAATAA
- a CDS encoding HesB/YadR/YfhF family protein, producing the protein MSIDISKEAASWFKREVGVTDGGYIRLFPRYSSGGGLHPGFSLGIAIEPPARPRIETTQEGIVFYIEEQDLWYMEGYGLSVVYSEAEDDIEYKYEAKTTAGD; encoded by the coding sequence ATGAGTATCGATATCAGTAAAGAAGCTGCCTCTTGGTTTAAAAGGGAGGTTGGGGTTACAGACGGAGGTTATATTCGATTATTTCCCCGTTATAGTTCAGGTGGTGGATTGCATCCTGGGTTCTCGCTCGGTATAGCCATAGAACCACCGGCACGTCCGAGAATTGAGACGACGCAAGAAGGCATTGTGTTCTATATAGAGGAGCAGGACCTCTGGTACATGGAGGGTTACGGACTTTCTGTGGTATACTCAGAGGCCGAGGATGATATAGAGTATAAATACGAGGCAAAGACTACTGCCGGCGATTAA
- a CDS encoding class I SAM-dependent methyltransferase, producing the protein MVDIFKQTPLYRYLMYCNETEMDKNILDCGAGGDTPPLALFAQYGYITHGIDCDMEQINLANTYGQEHSVYLDIRQGDMRQLAFDDESIPFVYSYNTVFHMRKSEVKQSVEEMKRVLKPNGLMFVNFLTVNDFRCGEGPDLGENQYEQFDDDQPVIHSYYRSDEPDSLFSDMEVLYKEDRVLERIFNGERIRQGFVDYIVKKI; encoded by the coding sequence ATGGTAGATATATTCAAACAGACTCCCTTATACAGGTACTTGATGTATTGCAATGAAACTGAAATGGACAAGAACATCTTAGATTGTGGAGCCGGAGGAGACACTCCGCCGTTAGCCTTATTTGCACAATACGGTTACATAACGCATGGCATTGATTGTGATATGGAGCAAATAAACCTGGCGAATACATACGGACAAGAGCATAGTGTGTATCTGGATATCCGTCAGGGAGATATGCGCCAGCTGGCCTTTGATGATGAATCGATCCCTTTTGTGTATTCCTATAATACCGTGTTTCATATGAGAAAAAGTGAAGTCAAACAGTCTGTTGAAGAGATGAAACGCGTATTAAAGCCCAATGGATTAATGTTTGTGAACTTCTTAACGGTTAATGACTTCCGCTGTGGGGAAGGACCGGATTTAGGTGAGAATCAATATGAACAATTTGACGATGATCAGCCTGTTATTCACTCTTATTATAGATCTGATGAACCGGATTCTTTATTCAGTGATATGGAGGTATTGTACAAAGAAGATAGGGTTTTGGAACGGATATTTAATGGAGAGCGGATTCGGCAAGGTTTTGTAGACTATATTGTAAAGAAAATATAA